The DNA sequence ATTCGTGAGTCATAGACATCTGTTCATTTCTGGCATTGTGACTCCGTATGATTTTGGAGATTGAAGGGACACTTACTACGTACTATTCAATTCGCTTCAACATGATTACTACACGACAATTGATCGCCAGAGTCTGGTGTACGATGTGTCTCATCGGAACTGTGGGGTTCCTACAGGCCCAGAACACTATCTCCATCGACCTCAAGACCCAGAAGTATGTCGGCAACACCTCGGATCTCGACCGGGCCAAATACTTCAACTTACACCATACGTATGCGAGCTGGGAATTGAACGATGTAGCCGAAGAATTGCTGGATACCTTCCAGATTGGATTTGGCCGTCATTTCGCGGGGCCGGGTTCGGGCAATCCCAATCAATCCGGTGGGGTATCGGTAGACTTTCCGACCACTACGGAAGGCACCACCATCGGCAACAGCAAGCGTACGAGCTGGCAAGGAAATCCCACCTATTTCGATCGACTCACGGATGACATCATCATCACGGATCATCCCTATCGGGGATTTGTCTACAATGGCGATTTCGACAAAGGAGCAGCCTACAATTCCGCTTATATGCAGGCTGCGTTTTCCAATTCGATGCCCAAGTACTACGAATTGCTGAATGAGCCATTTGTCCACACGACAGACTTCGCTCCTTGGGCAGACCGAAATCTGGTCATTGCTCAAATGACGAACTTGTGGAAGAAAACCGCCGACAAGATTCATGCAGACATTCCCGGACTGATGGTGGGCGGATATGCGAGTGCTTGGCCCGAAATGGAGCAAGGCAATTTCAGCCACTGGCAGGAACGCATGAAGGCATTCATGGATGGCGCTGGTTCCAGCATGGACTTCTTCTCTACGCACTTCTACGATGGTGCCAATGTGGTGGGAGACGATCAAAACCGTAGCGGCAGCAACTCAGAGGCCATCATGGACTTGATCGAATCCTATAGCTACGAACAATTCGGAGTAGCCAAACCGCATGTGATCTCCGAATTCGGCAAGACTGTGAAGGAATGGACCAAGGACGCCAACGGAGCCAAAGACCCAAAGCCGTATTCCGAACAACGCGATTGGAGCATCCTGAAATCGATGAACTCATTTACCATGCAGTTCATGCAGCGTCCGGATCGAATTCTGAAGACCATTCCCTTCATCACTGCGAAGTCCAATTTCTTCTACTCCAACGACAACCCCAATCAGTATCCCTATCCTTGGGTGATCCTAAAAAAGGAATCCAACGGAACGTATACCTACACACATTTGCGCAAGTACTTCGAACTGTGGAAGGATGTGAAAGGGAAGCGTGTGGACGCTCAGACTACTGATCCAGACTTGATTCCCGGGGTGTATGTAGATGGAAATACCGCGTACATTACCCTGCACAATATGGAGACTGCGAATAAAACCATGACGCTGAATATGCTGAACAATATGGCCGGCAATATCACAGGCGTCACCATTCGCCGTCTTCGTGCCAATGCAAGTGGGGCACCGGAATTGGCCGTGAATACCCAAGGGAATCTTCCTGCGAATATCACCCTGTCGGGTCAGGAAACGGTGGTGATCATCTGTAACTTGAATAGCGCGGTCACCTTTGACAACACCATTCGCGAGACGCAATACTATGCCGGAAAAACCTTGGATGACATTGTGGCGGGAAACACCTTGAGCTATACATTCTCCAATGTCGTGACGGGTTCCGGAAATGCTTCCTTGCGAATGAGCGTAGGGCGCGATCATGGGCTTTCATTGGCACCGACTGTCCAAGTAAACGGTACCACTGTCACCGTTCCGACTGATTGGATCGGGTATAGCCAGTACAATCGGAGCCAGTTCTTCGGGATGATCGAAATTCCCTTTGACATCAGCCTGTTGAATGCCGGAACCAATACAGTGACGGTGAACTTCGGAGATACTGGTGGTAAATTGGCCTCTATGATTTTGACTGCAGAGGTGATTGATGGTACATCTGGACCTTCGCAGGACAATATCAGCTTGGCATTGGCACCGACAACCCTGCAATCTCAAGCTGTGCTGAGCGTCGATCTTCAGTATTCCGCGACGGTGTCCAGAGATATATCCGTGGCTTTCTGGAAAAACCAGACTTGGTTGGCTAGCGATAAGATTACTGTACAGGCGGGAACCGGTGTGGAAACCATGACTGTGGACTTGGGAACTGCTCCAGCGCCCGGAACCGATTACATCTGGAAAGCAGATATCCGTCCGGTTGGGGCCGGCTGGCAAGATGCAACTGACAATGATCAAGTCAATGGCGTGGTGGTAACGTCTGCTTTGACAGATGATGTCAGCTTGGCTCAAGCGCCTACCGCTTTGACTCCTGCAACCTCCTACACGGTCAATCTGGACTACACCGCAAGTGCCCAGCGTGAGTTGGTGGTGGAGTTTTGGAATGGAGGAAGTTGGATCGCCAATGGTACTGCGATTGTTTCGTCCGGATCAGGGACAGAACCGATTGTCATCAATCTGTCCAATGCTCCCGCACCGGGAAGCAACTACCTCTGGAAGGCACAAATTCGTCCGGTTGGATCAAGCTGGCAAGATGCTACCGACACGGATCAAGTGACGGGCGTGACTGTTTCAACCCCGACGGTAGATGAGGTTCGGCTGACTCAGGCGCCTACCGTGATTGCCAGTTCCACGACCTATGCAGTGAATTTGGACTATGACGCATCTACCAGCCGAGAAATCGTCCTGGAGTTCTGGAATGGCAATACTTGGCTGGCGTCGGATGTCAAGACCGTTTCGGCTGGAGTTGGCTCTGAACCGATGACCATCAATCTCTCCACAGCTCCATCAGCTGGTTCCAATTACAAATGGAAGGCACAAATCCGGCCATTGGGCACCAATTGGACCAGTGCCACGGATACCGACCAGATCGACAATGTACAGGTGACAGGCGGTTCTCGTAAGGCTGATTGGACTTCTGAAGGCTTGGATATGCGGATATTCCCAAATCCGAGTCCCAATAAGATTTTTCAGGTGGAATTTTCTGAGCCTGTAGAGGGTGCCTGGGTCGAGATTATGAATCTGGCTGGACAGCAGCTACAAAAGCTTCCTTTGACGGATAAGCAATCGATAGATTTGAGAAATCTGGATGTGCCGGTAGCGCTCGTTCGGGTACATGCGGGCGAGACGATATTCAGCCAGATCGTCAGATTGAAATAGGGTTTTTGAAATAAATATGGAACTTGGTGCCCCGTCTTGCATGCAAGGCGGGGTTTTTGTGTGCGCGCGTCGTTGCAACTCATTTCACTTGATGCAATCTTTGGAAGGTATTTTGAGCAAATGAATATTTAAACATCATCAGCACATGATCTATCGCATCAAAGAAAAATTCTGGAGTTGGGGAGATTCTTTCAACATTCTCGATCAAGATAGGAACCCCACTTTTCAGGTCAAAGGCAAGGTGTTTTCATGGGGGGATGACCTTTCCTTGCAAGATATGGAGGGCTATGAATTGGCGCGGATTCAGCAGCGCATGTTTTCTTTTTTTCCGAAATACTCCATCGAAATTGAAGGAGAGCCATTTGCCGAGGTGATCAAGGAATTCAGCTGGTTCAATCAATCCTTTACCTTGGACGTTCCCGGCCCCAATGACTATGAGATCAAGGGGTCCTTCTGGGAGCATGATTTTACCTTCCGCAGAGGGGATCGAGTGGTGGCGACGATATCCAAACGCATGTTTTCATGGACCGATAGCTACGCGGTGGACATTGTGGAAGGAGAGGATGATCTCGCGATTTTGAGCGCATGCATCGTCATCGACCAAGTACTTCATGATGAGTCCCGAGGACAATAATTCCACTCACTCAACAAGCATAAAAGCCTCCTTTCGGGAGGCATTTTTTTTGAACGCTGAAAGGATAGAGATCATCCGTTTCGATTTTTCTGCCATCGGATGAGTCCCCAGATGACTAGCCGAACTCCCAGATAGATTCCCACCAATATCATAAAGGAGGAGAAACGAAAAGAAAAAAAGAGCTCATCAAATGGCCAGCACAATTGGTTGAACATCGGTCCCCAAAGCGAAATATGCAGGTAAATCCAGCTACCGATGGCCGCAGTTTCTATGAGGAGATTTCGAGCGTTGAAGAGACGCTCCAGAAGGTATTTGATCCCAAGGACCGTGAGGATCATAGCAGCTGTACTGGTCGCTGTGAATGCAAGCCAATGCCAAGGATGGTCCTCGAAGACTGATTCATTGCGGGTGATGTGTTCGAAGTAATCGTAGGTACTGTAGCTGATGGCCACAAGCGTGAACCAAAAGCCAAAACGCTTGAAAAGAGGTGGCATACGATACGGGTTAGGTGCCAAGGAAAGTCCCAAGGTAGGGAAATTCCCGAGCCCGGGCTTGACATTGAATTACCATTAACCTTCGCTTAAGGAATCGTTGGAATATTTGCTTCGATTCCATCGGCGTTTTATGTTTAGGAATAGATCGAACTTCCGCTACTTTCCTCATGTCGATTACCTCCTCCATTCTGGCGATTCTGCTATGCCTTGGTATGTTTCAGGGCATCAGCTTTGGTGTTATGCTCATCAGGCACAAAGGTGGAAATGGCTTGGCAAATCGCTTGTTGGCCATCCTATTGTGGGTGCTCTCCTACCAGATGCTCGTGCGGATCTTGCGACTTTTCGGGATTGGCTATTATGACGAATGGTATTATGTGTCTTTGGATGTGACATGGGTCTATGGGGCTTTGGTGTATTTCTATGTGCTGGCCATGTCCACCCCAGCCTTCCAATTTCGAGGCAAAGATCGTTGGCATCTGTTGCCTTTGGTTATCCAGATGGGATTCAGCCTGTTTGTGAGGCTCCAAAATCTGTACTGGGACGGCACTCGTGAGAGCCTATCATGGGCGGGATATTGGGGGTATGTGGTCTGGATGAATTTACCCACCCATGCCATCATCAGCAGTGCGTTAATCCTTGTCTATGTCTGGCAAGCGAGAAAGCACCTCAAGCGAATGGAGGAAGAAGTAGCTTGGGAGCCCGCTCAAATCCAATGGATCAGACAGATTCTCTGGGCCTTTTCGATTGGATTTTCGATCGTCTTGGCCATTCTTCTGATTGATTTGGTGCAATTCACCCTCATTTCCGAAAGGGATTACTTTTATTTCATTCGGTTCTATTTTTACCCCTATCTGATCGGATTGTCCGTGCTTACCTATTGGTTGGGGATTGCTGGGTTCCAGCGAAGGAATTTATCGGGAGTAGCAGAAAAACCGAAAGAGACCGTAGAGCAAGATCCCAAATTGCAGGCTTTGGCTGAACGCTTGGAGGCTGGCATGCGTGAGGAGCATTGGTACAGAGATCCGGAACTGACCTTGAACGGATTGGCCGGATTGCTAGGTGTCAAACCCTACCTATTGTCCAAAAGCATTCGCGAAGTTTTGGGAACCAAATTCAGCGATTATGTCAATCTCCTTCGAATCGCAGAAGTCCAACGCCTGCTCGGTCATCCTGCTCATCAAAACCATACATTGCTGAGTATTGCCTTTGAAGCGGGATTCAATTCCAAATCCAGTTTTCAGCGTGCCGTGAAGAAGCATCTGGGCCATTCTCCCAAAGAATTGAAGCCCGAATCGAAGGGGTCAATTTCCGAATCGCTCCCACAAACTCCGAAAAATTAGGGGTCAATTTCCGAATCGAAACGCCTCCATAGGTCCCTGATGCGATGTTTGGGTACATCATTTAACCCAAATATCATGAAGCTTTTACTTTCCTCCGTTTGCAGTCTTGGTCTTTTGCTTGCCAGCACCCACGCGATTTTTCAACCAGATCCCCAGGCTTTGGTGGGACATTGGGAGATCGATTTGACCCCCGAAAATGGATTGGACGATCCAACGGCCATCATGATCGTCAAGAAGGTTTCCGACAAGTCCTTTTCCGGTACCTTTTACCGAGAAGGGGTCAAGATTCGAGAAGGCCGGATCAATACCCAGCGCGGAATTGTCTACGGCGCATTGGTCTCCGGTGACAATTCTGGGGACTACAATACTTCCTTTTACCTCAAAGATGGGGTGCTGTATGGAAGTACCCATGCTATCGATCGGGGCTTCCTGTCTGTTTGGACGGCCGTTAAAAAGTCAGATCAGCCTTAGATTGTCATTTCCTACATCTGGAGAAGGGGAGGGGACTGCGAATAGCAGATTCCCCTCTCAATGTTGGTGGATCTAAAGCGCAAGTTCTATCTCGTTGATGGACAATTCCATGAGGGAAATCCCATCCCTCCCGAAAAAATCCTAACTTGCGGATCAAGCCT is a window from the Pontibacter sp. G13 genome containing:
- a CDS encoding helix-turn-helix transcriptional regulator, coding for MSITSSILAILLCLGMFQGISFGVMLIRHKGGNGLANRLLAILLWVLSYQMLVRILRLFGIGYYDEWYYVSLDVTWVYGALVYFYVLAMSTPAFQFRGKDRWHLLPLVIQMGFSLFVRLQNLYWDGTRESLSWAGYWGYVVWMNLPTHAIISSALILVYVWQARKHLKRMEEEVAWEPAQIQWIRQILWAFSIGFSIVLAILLIDLVQFTLISERDYFYFIRFYFYPYLIGLSVLTYWLGIAGFQRRNLSGVAEKPKETVEQDPKLQALAERLEAGMREEHWYRDPELTLNGLAGLLGVKPYLLSKSIREVLGTKFSDYVNLLRIAEVQRLLGHPAHQNHTLLSIAFEAGFNSKSSFQRAVKKHLGHSPKELKPESKGSISESLPQTPKN
- a CDS encoding LURP-one-related family protein, which codes for MIYRIKEKFWSWGDSFNILDQDRNPTFQVKGKVFSWGDDLSLQDMEGYELARIQQRMFSFFPKYSIEIEGEPFAEVIKEFSWFNQSFTLDVPGPNDYEIKGSFWEHDFTFRRGDRVVATISKRMFSWTDSYAVDIVEGEDDLAILSACIVIDQVLHDESRGQ